In the Vibrio gigantis genome, one interval contains:
- a CDS encoding methyl-accepting chemotaxis protein — translation MKLTLKQKLIGASLSAVVVMATALTWLSANQLFEQTRNGVYLRAESVSEAASEGIKNWIDIRTDIASAFNDFSREDDVVPFLKQARVAGGFDDIFLGTPEGGMYRSHPERNRADYDPRQRPWYQEANAAGKQIITTAYQDAITKALLVTIAEPVRHNGQLVGVVGADVLIDQLVNDVISLDVGDNAYAMLIDASDGTFLAHPDSALSLKPVSQLSNDISMPIIENAVRTGSIEIIKERGAEKLLYFTKVPNTNWIFAVQMDRATEEANHSTLLTQLIMTAVVITLIVIVLVSWLVSFLFRDLNRVSAALEEIASGEGDLTQRLEPKSDDEIGKLAENFNRFVGNMHTMVIKLSEVSAALGNQARQTASQAEERSARIQMQQDEINMVATAVNEMAAATQEIAGNADHTAQNSSEAVGACEHGTGQVTQTQSSIQNLAQEVQIATNVILELEEHGNSINAILSNIQGIAEQTNLLALNAAIEAARAGEQGRGFAVVADEVRVLSQRTHGSTQEIQQTIELLQGTTGKAVNIMNDSRTLAETSVDDANSAAASLTQIHAAVERISDMATQIASAAEEQASVTSEITRNTEGIRDVSNELADEAHQAAEQAAQLSELSHELESEISRFKL, via the coding sequence ATGAAACTAACACTAAAGCAGAAGTTGATAGGTGCTAGCCTATCTGCTGTTGTCGTTATGGCTACAGCGTTGACTTGGTTATCAGCAAACCAATTATTTGAACAGACTCGTAATGGCGTATATCTACGAGCTGAAAGCGTATCAGAAGCAGCATCTGAAGGTATTAAGAACTGGATTGATATTCGTACCGATATCGCGTCAGCATTTAATGACTTTTCACGAGAGGATGATGTTGTTCCTTTCCTTAAGCAAGCTCGTGTAGCGGGTGGCTTTGACGATATCTTTTTAGGTACTCCAGAAGGCGGAATGTACCGTTCACATCCTGAACGTAATCGTGCAGATTACGATCCTCGTCAACGTCCTTGGTACCAAGAAGCAAACGCAGCAGGTAAGCAAATCATCACGACGGCTTATCAAGATGCAATCACTAAAGCACTTCTTGTAACGATTGCAGAACCTGTTCGCCACAACGGCCAGCTTGTTGGTGTTGTTGGGGCAGACGTTCTTATCGACCAATTGGTTAACGATGTAATCAGCCTAGATGTGGGTGACAACGCTTACGCAATGCTAATCGATGCCTCTGACGGCACATTCCTAGCTCACCCAGATTCAGCATTGAGCCTAAAACCTGTAAGCCAGCTTTCAAATGATATCTCTATGCCTATCATCGAGAACGCGGTGCGTACGGGTAGTATCGAGATCATTAAAGAGCGCGGTGCTGAGAAGCTGCTTTACTTCACGAAGGTGCCTAACACGAACTGGATCTTCGCAGTTCAAATGGACCGAGCGACTGAAGAAGCAAACCACTCAACACTGCTTACTCAGCTAATCATGACGGCTGTTGTGATTACACTAATCGTAATCGTATTGGTTTCTTGGTTAGTGAGCTTCCTATTCCGTGACCTAAACCGCGTTTCAGCGGCACTTGAAGAAATTGCTTCAGGTGAGGGCGACCTGACTCAACGTCTTGAGCCTAAGAGCGATGACGAAATTGGTAAGCTTGCTGAAAACTTCAACCGCTTTGTGGGCAACATGCACACTATGGTGATCAAGCTAAGTGAAGTATCTGCTGCGTTAGGCAACCAAGCGCGTCAAACGGCTTCTCAAGCTGAAGAACGTAGCGCTCGTATCCAGATGCAACAAGACGAAATCAACATGGTAGCGACAGCTGTTAACGAAATGGCTGCTGCAACACAAGAAATCGCAGGTAACGCAGACCACACTGCACAGAATTCATCTGAAGCCGTTGGCGCGTGTGAGCACGGTACTGGCCAAGTGACACAGACTCAAAGCTCAATCCAAAACCTTGCTCAAGAAGTTCAAATCGCAACGAACGTGATTCTAGAGCTAGAAGAGCACGGCAACAGCATCAACGCTATCTTGTCTAACATTCAAGGTATCGCCGAGCAAACGAACCTGCTTGCACTTAACGCGGCTATTGAAGCAGCACGTGCGGGTGAACAAGGTCGTGGTTTCGCAGTTGTTGCGGATGAAGTTCGAGTTCTGAGCCAGCGTACACACGGTTCAACGCAAGAAATTCAACAAACGATTGAGCTACTTCAAGGTACAACAGGCAAAGCGGTTAACATCATGAACGATAGCCGTACACTTGCTGAAACCAGTGTTGATGACGCTAACTCAGCAGCAGCGAGCCTAACGCAAATTCATGCTGCCGTTGAACGCATTAGCGACATGGCAACACAGATTGCTTCTGCTGCAGAAGAGCAAGCTTCAGTAACGTCTGAGATTACTCGTAACACTGAAGGAATCCGTGACGTGTCTAACGAGCTAGCAGACGAAGCACACCAAGCGGCAGAGCAAGCAGCTCAGCTGTCTGAATTGTCTCACGAGCTAGAAAGTGAAATCAGCCGCTTTAAGCTGTAA
- a CDS encoding TRAP transporter large permease has protein sequence MIGIVMFFVALFALLLGFPVAFTFGGIALIFGVWAEGIEMFAFMPYRIQSIMENTVLMAVPLFVFMGLVLQKTKLAEQLLESMGRLFGGVRGGIAISTVLVGSLLAASTGVVGASVVAMGLISLPVMLKYNYDKGLACGTICASGTLGQIIPPSIVLILLGDVLGVPVGDLFQAAIWPGVMLVGAYILYILIYAKLHPEAAQPIERDDSISRKQEVLDALKAILPPLALIIVVLGSIFAGVATPTESAALGGAGAMVLALLYGQFSWSMVYEASKETVKVTAMVFAILLGATAFSMAFTYTGGDYLVEEWMLQLPGEKWGFLIITMLVILILGFFIDFVEICFIIVPIIAPVAELMGINMTWFAILIAMNLQTSFLTPPFGFSLFYLKGVAPKGVTTKDIYRGVMPFILIQILVLGSLLAFPAFYGM, from the coding sequence ATGATTGGAATAGTAATGTTTTTCGTAGCCTTGTTTGCGCTTTTACTTGGCTTCCCAGTAGCGTTCACTTTTGGTGGTATCGCGTTAATCTTTGGTGTTTGGGCTGAGGGCATCGAAATGTTTGCCTTCATGCCATATCGCATTCAATCAATTATGGAAAACACGGTTCTGATGGCCGTTCCATTATTTGTTTTCATGGGGCTTGTTCTGCAAAAGACCAAGCTTGCTGAGCAGTTGCTTGAGTCGATGGGGCGACTGTTTGGTGGTGTACGTGGCGGTATAGCAATTTCAACCGTATTAGTAGGTTCACTGCTGGCAGCTTCTACTGGTGTGGTTGGTGCTTCTGTTGTTGCAATGGGACTTATCTCGTTGCCAGTAATGCTTAAGTACAATTACGACAAAGGCCTAGCGTGCGGCACTATTTGTGCATCTGGTACGTTAGGGCAAATCATTCCGCCATCCATCGTATTGATCTTGTTAGGTGATGTACTAGGTGTGCCAGTAGGCGACTTGTTCCAAGCCGCAATTTGGCCGGGCGTGATGTTAGTTGGCGCGTACATCCTCTATATCTTGATATACGCAAAACTGCACCCTGAAGCGGCGCAGCCAATTGAGCGCGACGATTCAATCAGCCGAAAGCAAGAAGTGTTGGATGCGCTTAAAGCGATTCTTCCACCGCTAGCGTTAATCATTGTTGTACTCGGCTCTATATTCGCAGGTGTGGCGACGCCAACAGAGTCCGCTGCTCTCGGTGGTGCGGGTGCGATGGTACTTGCTTTACTATACGGCCAATTTAGTTGGTCGATGGTGTATGAAGCGTCTAAAGAGACAGTGAAAGTAACGGCAATGGTATTTGCTATCTTGTTGGGTGCAACTGCATTCTCAATGGCGTTTACCTACACGGGTGGTGACTATCTGGTTGAAGAATGGATGCTGCAGTTACCGGGTGAGAAGTGGGGCTTCTTGATCATTACTATGTTGGTGATTTTGATTCTGGGTTTCTTTATCGACTTCGTAGAGATCTGTTTCATCATCGTGCCGATCATTGCGCCTGTTGCTGAACTGATGGGTATCAACATGACATGGTTCGCTATCCTTATCGCGATGAACCTGCAAACCTCATTCCTGACGCCGCCTTTTGGTTTTAGTCTGTTCTATTTGAAAGGGGTTGCACCTAAAGGCGTGACAACTAAGGACATCTACCGAGGCGTGATGCCGTTCATTCTGATTCAAATCCTCGTACTTGGATCACTTCTCGCATTTCCTGCATTCTATGGAATGTGA
- the sufE gene encoding cysteine desulfuration protein SufE: MAPDKLKRNFDRCANWEERYMYLIELGERLPAFPTTKLDDEYLIAGCQSNVWLDLAIDQEGQMSIQATSDSSLVKGLLALVLIAYNEQNVSDVLSFDIKTWFTQLDLQSQLSPSRSQGLEAIVKHILNQAQTVQSQYES; the protein is encoded by the coding sequence ATGGCCCCTGACAAGCTTAAACGAAATTTCGACCGATGCGCCAACTGGGAAGAGCGTTATATGTATCTCATTGAGTTGGGAGAGAGATTACCTGCTTTCCCAACAACGAAGTTAGATGATGAGTACCTTATTGCTGGCTGTCAGAGTAATGTGTGGCTGGATCTTGCGATTGATCAAGAAGGTCAAATGTCGATTCAAGCAACCAGTGACTCTTCTTTGGTCAAAGGTTTGCTTGCGCTCGTCCTCATTGCATACAACGAACAGAACGTCAGTGATGTTTTGAGCTTCGACATCAAAACTTGGTTTACTCAACTGGATTTGCAATCTCAACTAAGCCCAAGTCGCAGCCAAGGTTTAGAAGCTATCGTCAAACACATCCTCAACCAAGCACAAACGGTACAGTCTCAATACGAGTCATAA
- a CDS encoding TRAP transporter small permease subunit → MRSLIYIERLFNRIGDALGWLSSMLFILLIANVVYDVVMRYAFNDVSIAFQEMEWHLFSAVFLLGVPYAIKAGGHVRVDVFYEQLSFKAQAIIDLLGTLIFLMPFCLLVAWFGIDVAKESYNLGETSGDPGGLPYRWIIKAMIPLSFFLMALSGVGLILHSLNKIFNPHLIHANHK, encoded by the coding sequence ATGCGAAGTCTAATTTATATTGAACGCCTGTTTAATCGTATCGGTGATGCACTGGGATGGCTTTCCAGTATGTTGTTTATTTTACTTATCGCCAACGTCGTGTATGACGTTGTCATGAGATATGCGTTCAACGATGTCTCTATCGCCTTCCAAGAGATGGAATGGCACCTGTTCTCTGCTGTTTTTCTACTAGGTGTTCCATATGCCATCAAAGCTGGCGGTCATGTGAGAGTGGATGTGTTCTACGAGCAACTGAGCTTTAAAGCACAGGCCATTATTGACCTGCTAGGCACTCTTATTTTTCTGATGCCTTTCTGTCTGTTGGTCGCTTGGTTTGGTATTGATGTGGCAAAAGAGAGCTATAACCTCGGCGAAACCTCAGGGGATCCGGGTGGCTTGCCATATCGCTGGATCATCAAAGCAATGATCCCGCTTTCATTCTTCTTGATGGCACTCAGTGGCGTAGGTTTGATCCTGCACTCACTGAACAAGATTTTTAATCCGCACCTTATCCATGCAAATCATAAGTAG
- a CDS encoding response regulator transcription factor, giving the protein MSEVIRVVIADDHQVVMDGFMARLELEPDISVIGTASNGLEAVEIVKALRPDVVLMDISMPIMNGIDATHLIKEEDPEAKVLMLTMHNNREYIMKVMQSGAVGYMLKEISAEKMVQAIKTVNQGSTYFCEKVTQNLFTQPITPTPSVKNPLSRREEAVLKLVAKGESSKEVAKALNISYRTVETHRQNIKHKLDIHSTAELAKYAVSSGLVD; this is encoded by the coding sequence ATGAGTGAAGTTATTCGAGTTGTGATCGCTGATGATCACCAAGTGGTAATGGATGGCTTTATGGCGAGATTGGAACTTGAGCCAGATATTAGCGTGATAGGCACAGCCAGTAATGGATTAGAAGCGGTTGAGATAGTTAAGGCTCTGCGCCCTGATGTGGTGTTGATGGATATCAGTATGCCTATCATGAATGGTATTGATGCTACCCACTTGATTAAAGAAGAAGACCCTGAAGCCAAGGTGCTGATGCTGACCATGCATAACAACCGTGAATACATCATGAAGGTGATGCAATCGGGGGCTGTTGGCTACATGTTGAAAGAGATTTCGGCCGAAAAAATGGTGCAGGCAATCAAAACAGTTAATCAAGGCTCGACCTATTTCTGTGAAAAAGTAACGCAGAATTTGTTTACTCAGCCAATTACTCCTACGCCATCCGTCAAGAATCCATTAAGCAGACGTGAAGAAGCAGTACTGAAATTAGTCGCAAAAGGGGAGAGTAGCAAAGAGGTAGCGAAGGCGCTGAATATCAGCTATCGAACGGTAGAAACACATAGACAAAATATTAAGCATAAGCTCGATATTCACTCTACGGCAGAGCTTGCTAAATACGCGGTCAGCTCCGGGCTTGTGGACTGA
- a CDS encoding cache domain-containing protein, protein MPLKAKLILLTLLPLLLVTASISWISLHQTKTLGAKEVEIFRDSLIKSRENALKDTVDLAFDAIEHIYNDPNIQEVQAKKEVRTILSKLRYGSDGYFFAYDRHGTNLVHPIQPELIGQNLLQLQDEDGDFLIEALLREAQTGGGFHQYLWQKPSTGEVVSKLSYAAWLERWDWMIGTGLYIEDVHQEVASMQAAINKNIETTFFSIVVILSVTVAVIIVLTLAINMHEHRIADNNLKELAHKTVMFQEDEKKHLARELHDGINQLLVSSRCHLELLGNKLQNEDLKAHLNKSQHSLMRAIEEVRHISHQLRPSSLDDIGLEAALSSLLLDFQAHSGIEVETLFATQPGKLKSEAATTLYRVVQESLNNIEKHAQATKVTVIAQQIGNVLQLLIQDNGVGFNTYKAMEKRGIGLRNMRERVEFIGGDFELMSEIGFGTEITVLLTLEGLVNE, encoded by the coding sequence ATGCCTCTAAAAGCCAAGCTGATTTTACTGACCCTGCTTCCGTTGCTGCTGGTAACGGCGAGTATTAGCTGGATCTCGCTGCACCAGACTAAGACGTTAGGCGCTAAAGAAGTTGAGATCTTTAGAGACAGCTTGATCAAGTCACGTGAAAACGCCCTTAAAGACACGGTTGATCTCGCGTTCGATGCCATAGAACACATCTATAACGATCCAAATATCCAAGAAGTTCAAGCCAAAAAAGAAGTTCGAACCATATTGTCTAAACTTAGGTATGGCTCTGATGGGTATTTCTTCGCCTACGATCGCCACGGAACAAACTTGGTTCATCCAATACAGCCAGAATTGATTGGCCAAAACCTACTCCAACTACAAGATGAAGATGGCGACTTTCTGATAGAAGCTCTACTACGCGAAGCGCAAACCGGAGGAGGGTTCCACCAATATTTGTGGCAAAAGCCTTCCACAGGTGAGGTGGTGTCTAAGCTGAGTTATGCCGCTTGGTTGGAACGCTGGGACTGGATGATCGGCACCGGTTTGTATATTGAAGATGTGCATCAAGAAGTAGCCTCGATGCAGGCCGCAATTAACAAGAATATTGAAACCACTTTCTTTTCGATTGTGGTGATTCTGAGCGTGACGGTCGCCGTTATCATCGTACTTACCTTAGCCATCAACATGCATGAACATCGGATTGCTGATAATAACTTGAAGGAACTGGCGCATAAGACGGTAATGTTCCAAGAGGACGAGAAGAAGCATCTAGCGCGAGAATTACATGATGGTATTAACCAATTATTAGTATCGAGTCGTTGTCACTTAGAGCTACTCGGTAATAAGCTACAAAATGAAGACCTCAAAGCACATTTGAATAAGTCGCAGCATTCACTGATGCGAGCTATCGAAGAAGTGAGACACATCTCGCATCAACTTCGTCCAAGTTCATTGGATGACATAGGCTTAGAAGCGGCGTTGTCTTCGTTGTTGTTGGATTTTCAGGCGCATTCGGGTATTGAGGTGGAAACTTTGTTCGCCACTCAACCCGGAAAGTTGAAATCAGAAGCGGCGACGACTTTATATCGAGTGGTGCAAGAGTCACTAAACAACATAGAAAAACACGCACAAGCGACCAAAGTAACGGTTATCGCTCAGCAAATTGGTAATGTGCTACAACTACTGATTCAAGACAATGGTGTCGGTTTCAACACCTATAAAGCGATGGAAAAACGAGGGATCGGTCTGCGTAACATGAGAGAGCGAGTGGAGTTCATCGGGGGTGACTTTGAACTGATGAGTGAAATTGGCTTCGGAACGGAAATTACAGTGTTACTGACACTAGAAGGATTAGTGAATGAGTGA
- a CDS encoding BCCT family transporter yields MEPVKDRYSIENTDYTVGQDNVQKWGFDVHNPVFGISAGAIIIFLIALLVADPETAKAALDGIKWKVIGNFDGFFMWAANLFVIFCFALIVSPYGKIRIGGNDAKAEHSNLSWMSMLFAAGMGIGLMFWGVAEPVAYFTGWYETPLGVEAYSPEAAKLALGATIYNWGLHGWAIYAVVALALAFFTFNKGLPLSIRSIFYPILGDRTWGWFGHIVDIVAVLATLFGLATSLGLGAQQATSGINHVFGTDGGIGMQLVVIAVVTFLATMSVVRGINGGVKVLSNVNMLVALGLLIFVTIAGGMAGIKAIPTALMGYIENFIPLSNPHGRDDETWMQGWTVFYWAWWMSWSPFVGMFIARISKGRTIREFIVAVLFIPTTVIIIWMAIFGGIAIDQVANKVGEIGINGLQDITLSLFHTYDALPMSSVLSVVSIGLIMVFFITSSDSGSLVIDSITSGGKVDAPVPQRVFWALMGGAIAAVLLWVGGTESIQALQAGTVSMALPFAFILLLMCLSLLLGLRTENQLVKHQNALS; encoded by the coding sequence ATGGAGCCTGTAAAAGATAGGTATAGTATTGAAAATACCGATTATACAGTAGGACAAGATAACGTTCAGAAATGGGGTTTTGATGTTCATAACCCAGTATTTGGAATCAGTGCCGGGGCGATAATTATTTTCCTGATTGCACTTCTAGTCGCAGACCCTGAAACCGCTAAAGCGGCTCTTGATGGAATTAAATGGAAAGTCATCGGTAACTTCGATGGTTTCTTCATGTGGGCAGCAAACCTTTTCGTTATTTTCTGTTTTGCCCTCATTGTCTCCCCGTATGGCAAGATACGTATTGGTGGCAATGATGCCAAAGCAGAGCACTCCAACCTATCTTGGATGTCGATGTTATTCGCCGCAGGAATGGGTATTGGCCTGATGTTCTGGGGGGTGGCTGAACCAGTAGCTTACTTTACAGGTTGGTATGAAACGCCATTAGGTGTAGAAGCTTACTCTCCTGAAGCCGCTAAGTTGGCACTTGGTGCAACCATCTACAACTGGGGTCTTCACGGTTGGGCTATTTACGCTGTTGTTGCTCTAGCACTTGCCTTCTTCACTTTCAATAAAGGTCTACCTCTTTCAATTCGCTCGATTTTCTATCCTATCTTGGGTGACAGAACTTGGGGTTGGTTTGGCCATATCGTTGATATCGTGGCGGTACTGGCAACTCTGTTCGGCCTTGCAACCTCGTTAGGTTTGGGCGCACAGCAAGCAACAAGTGGTATTAACCATGTGTTCGGTACCGATGGTGGTATTGGCATGCAGTTGGTTGTTATTGCAGTGGTCACTTTCTTAGCAACAATGTCAGTGGTTCGTGGCATCAATGGTGGCGTAAAGGTTCTGAGTAACGTCAATATGTTGGTTGCTTTGGGCTTACTTATCTTCGTCACGATCGCTGGTGGCATGGCTGGCATTAAAGCAATCCCAACGGCTCTGATGGGCTACATTGAAAACTTTATTCCTCTAAGTAATCCCCACGGTCGTGATGATGAAACTTGGATGCAAGGTTGGACAGTGTTCTACTGGGCATGGTGGATGTCTTGGTCACCGTTCGTAGGCATGTTCATCGCTCGTATCTCTAAAGGTCGTACGATTCGCGAATTTATCGTGGCTGTATTGTTCATCCCAACGACAGTAATCATCATCTGGATGGCTATTTTTGGTGGTATCGCGATTGACCAAGTGGCGAATAAAGTCGGTGAGATCGGTATAAATGGCCTGCAAGATATTACACTTTCTCTTTTCCATACTTACGATGCACTGCCAATGAGCTCTGTGCTTTCAGTAGTATCGATTGGTTTGATTATGGTGTTCTTTATCACCTCTTCAGACTCAGGTTCATTGGTGATCGATAGCATTACCTCTGGCGGTAAAGTGGATGCACCTGTTCCACAGCGCGTTTTTTGGGCATTGATGGGCGGCGCGATTGCAGCGGTTCTATTGTGGGTTGGCGGTACGGAATCTATTCAAGCATTACAAGCTGGAACGGTATCTATGGCGCTGCCATTTGCCTTCATATTATTGCTTATGTGCCTAAGCTTATTGCTAGGTTTACGAACTGAGAATCAATTGGTTAAGCATCAAAATGCTTTGAGTTAA
- a CDS encoding BCCT family transporter → MTKGIDKYSIDSTDYTVGQDNVQKWGFDVHNPVFGISAGLIALFLIGVLITDTASAKAALDGVKGQIINSFDWLFIWSGNIFVIFCLGLIVSPYGKIRLGGVDATADYSFMSWLSMLFAAGMGIGLMFWSVAEPAAYYTGWFETPLNVEANTPEAAKLALGATMYHWGLHPWAIYGVVALSLAFFSYNKGLPLSIRSIFYPILGDRAWGWAGHIVDILAVLATLFGLATSLGLGAQQAASGIQHVFGIEAGLGLQVIVITVVTLLAVVSVLRGIDGGVKVISNINMLVAFLLLILVAMIGYAVTLGSIPTTLMAYIENIIPLSNPHGREDEAWLHGWTVFYWAWWISWSPFVGMFIARVSKGRTVREFITAVLIVPTTVTIIWMSVFGGMAIDQIVNNVGILGQEGLTDVSLAMFQMFDALPFGTLLSIIAVVLVLVFFITSSDSGSLVIDSITAGGKVDTPVPQRVFWAFLEGAIAVALLWVGGTEAVQALQAGAISTALPFTIILLLMCVSLLMGMRTEKR, encoded by the coding sequence ATGACTAAAGGTATAGATAAATACAGTATCGACAGTACGGATTACACTGTCGGTCAAGACAACGTCCAAAAGTGGGGTTTTGATGTTCATAACCCAGTATTTGGTATCAGTGCGGGACTTATCGCTCTGTTCCTGATCGGTGTTCTGATTACAGATACCGCTTCAGCAAAGGCTGCACTAGATGGCGTTAAAGGTCAGATTATCAATTCGTTTGATTGGCTTTTCATCTGGTCGGGCAATATTTTCGTAATTTTCTGCTTGGGCTTGATTGTTTCCCCATATGGTAAAATCCGCCTTGGTGGTGTTGATGCGACGGCAGACTACTCATTCATGTCTTGGCTATCGATGCTATTTGCCGCTGGTATGGGTATCGGTTTGATGTTCTGGAGTGTGGCTGAGCCTGCTGCCTACTACACAGGTTGGTTTGAGACTCCGCTAAATGTTGAAGCGAATACACCAGAAGCGGCTAAATTGGCGCTAGGTGCAACTATGTATCACTGGGGTCTACACCCTTGGGCGATTTATGGCGTAGTAGCATTGTCACTTGCTTTCTTCTCTTACAATAAGGGATTGCCTCTTTCTATCCGTTCTATCTTTTACCCGATTTTAGGTGATAGAGCATGGGGTTGGGCAGGTCACATTGTTGATATTCTAGCTGTGCTTGCAACTCTGTTTGGTTTGGCGACATCGCTAGGTCTAGGTGCGCAACAAGCGGCAAGTGGTATTCAACATGTGTTTGGCATTGAAGCGGGCTTAGGGCTGCAAGTTATTGTGATTACAGTGGTGACTTTATTGGCGGTAGTATCAGTACTTCGTGGTATTGATGGTGGCGTTAAAGTTATCAGTAATATCAACATGTTGGTTGCTTTCTTACTGCTTATCTTAGTGGCAATGATTGGCTATGCAGTGACACTGGGTTCAATCCCAACAACATTGATGGCATACATCGAAAATATCATTCCGTTGAGCAACCCTCACGGTCGTGAAGATGAAGCTTGGTTGCACGGTTGGACTGTATTCTACTGGGCTTGGTGGATTTCATGGTCACCATTCGTAGGTATGTTTATCGCGCGTGTTTCTAAAGGTCGTACGGTTCGTGAGTTCATCACCGCAGTTCTGATTGTACCGACTACAGTGACTATCATTTGGATGTCAGTATTCGGCGGCATGGCGATTGACCAAATTGTGAATAACGTTGGTATTCTTGGTCAAGAGGGCCTAACGGATGTATCACTCGCAATGTTCCAAATGTTCGATGCACTGCCGTTTGGTACTCTGCTTTCAATCATTGCGGTTGTATTGGTTCTAGTATTCTTCATTACATCGTCGGACTCAGGCTCTCTAGTTATCGACAGCATTACCGCGGGTGGTAAAGTTGATACGCCGGTTCCTCAACGTGTGTTCTGGGCGTTCCTAGAAGGTGCGATCGCTGTAGCGCTATTGTGGGTTGGTGGTACTGAAGCGGTACAAGCTCTACAAGCGGGTGCAATCTCGACGGCATTGCCATTCACCATCATTCTATTATTGATGTGTGTTAGCTTGCTAATGGGTATGCGTACAGAAAAACGCTAG
- the azu gene encoding azurin has translation MSLRLIATTIVLFGASFTAQAASECEISIDATDQMQFSTDTLSVPASCKEVTLTLNHTGSMPAQSMGHNVVITDTASLQAVGIDGMSAGIDNNYVKPDDERVYAFTRVIGGGESTSVTFSTEKMKAGGDYSFICSFPGHWAIMKGKFEFK, from the coding sequence ATGTCTTTACGATTAATCGCAACCACTATAGTCCTTTTCGGTGCGAGCTTTACCGCTCAAGCAGCTTCTGAGTGTGAAATTTCAATCGATGCCACTGACCAAATGCAATTTTCAACTGACACCTTGAGTGTGCCCGCTAGTTGTAAAGAAGTGACTCTCACACTGAACCACACAGGGTCTATGCCTGCACAATCAATGGGACACAACGTTGTTATCACAGACACAGCATCACTCCAAGCCGTTGGTATCGATGGTATGTCCGCAGGTATCGACAATAACTACGTTAAGCCAGATGATGAGCGTGTATACGCATTTACAAGAGTCATCGGCGGGGGTGAATCGACCTCAGTCACGTTCAGTACCGAAAAAATGAAAGCCGGTGGTGACTACTCATTCATTTGTTCTTTTCCTGGCCACTGGGCAATCATGAAAGGTAAATTTGAATTTAAATAG